The following are encoded in a window of Geobacter metallireducens GS-15 genomic DNA:
- a CDS encoding putative porin → MKRTITRLTSAAALVTLMAAAPALAVETSPVAAKMAGIGELIKLLREKGVISEEEAGTLERRIAGEEKKQPVTPPELAVTADAGAAEQVKLTFGEASDLIGAMNDQGIISTEESLALKERLYEIRKEAKGKLDSPVPAMERKETADIFAGTAIEYRRSTKSEQEVAEMVAAARGIGLVSREESSSLMARYRAKAATDQLTGAMIDEVNRGVGESIDRRVTEEMTKVDKLGDKFAKLPEWLNRFKFSGDIRLRYQGDYFAKGNTGENSYPSPLKANTFSPLTQGNTINTTHDRQRLRIRARLGVNAKVNDQVDAVIKLATGNDKDPVSTNDTLGNSFNKHGFLLDLAFLQYKPVSGLTLWGGRMPSPWFSTDLVWDPDLNFEGVAATYAMQLSDSFGGFLTAGVFPLQEFEYSQRDSWLYGAQAGVEFKHGDDISAKVGVAYYHYENMKGKHSESLNQAINGPFHADLRQAQKGNTVFDQNMNFPTYYDDKGNLQLTNYVPALASNFKELNVTAAVDFGFWDPIHFVFMGDYVKNLGFDLDEARKLTGDNLVKDDSTGYQVGLAVGHQTVTKPWEWKSYLFYKKLGADAVYDGFTDSDFHLGGTNAKGWILGGDVGILKNFWLSTKWLTANQITDTRDKPGPFDVDVFQFNLNGKF, encoded by the coding sequence ATGAAACGTACCATCACCCGCCTGACCAGCGCGGCAGCACTCGTCACCCTCATGGCCGCCGCGCCGGCCCTCGCGGTGGAGACGTCGCCCGTTGCCGCCAAAATGGCCGGGATCGGCGAGCTTATAAAGCTCCTCAGGGAGAAGGGGGTCATTTCGGAAGAGGAGGCCGGCACCCTTGAGCGGCGCATTGCCGGCGAGGAGAAAAAACAGCCCGTAACCCCGCCTGAACTAGCCGTAACGGCCGATGCCGGTGCGGCGGAACAGGTGAAGCTGACCTTCGGGGAAGCCTCCGACCTGATCGGCGCCATGAACGACCAGGGGATCATCAGCACCGAGGAAAGCCTGGCTCTCAAGGAACGGCTCTATGAAATCCGGAAGGAGGCCAAGGGGAAGCTGGATTCCCCGGTGCCGGCAATGGAACGGAAAGAGACCGCTGATATCTTCGCGGGAACCGCCATCGAGTACCGACGCTCCACCAAATCGGAGCAAGAGGTGGCGGAAATGGTCGCCGCAGCCCGCGGAATCGGCCTCGTGAGCAGGGAAGAGTCATCCAGCCTCATGGCCCGCTACCGGGCGAAGGCAGCCACCGACCAGCTTACCGGCGCCATGATCGACGAAGTCAACAGGGGAGTCGGCGAGAGCATTGACCGGAGGGTGACCGAGGAGATGACGAAAGTGGACAAGCTGGGCGACAAGTTCGCCAAGCTTCCCGAGTGGCTCAACCGCTTCAAGTTCTCGGGGGATATCCGGCTGCGGTATCAGGGGGATTATTTTGCCAAGGGGAATACAGGGGAAAACTCTTATCCAAGTCCACTGAAAGCAAATACTTTCTCGCCGCTCACACAGGGGAATACGATAAATACAACACATGACCGTCAACGTCTTCGCATAAGGGCTCGGCTGGGGGTTAATGCAAAGGTCAATGATCAGGTTGATGCGGTCATAAAGCTGGCCACCGGGAACGACAAGGACCCTGTTTCAACCAATGATACCCTTGGTAATAGCTTCAACAAGCACGGTTTTTTATTGGACTTGGCCTTCTTGCAATATAAGCCTGTATCCGGCCTTACCCTTTGGGGCGGACGAATGCCAAGCCCCTGGTTCTCCACCGATCTGGTCTGGGACCCCGACCTGAATTTTGAGGGGGTTGCTGCTACGTATGCTATGCAGTTGAGCGATTCATTTGGTGGCTTCTTGACTGCGGGAGTGTTCCCTCTTCAGGAATTTGAGTATTCCCAGAGAGACTCATGGCTGTACGGGGCGCAGGCGGGAGTGGAATTCAAACATGGAGACGACATATCCGCGAAAGTGGGAGTTGCCTATTACCACTATGAAAACATGAAAGGCAAACATAGCGAAAGTCTCAATCAAGCAATAAATGGTCCTTTTCATGCTGATCTTAGGCAGGCCCAGAAAGGTAATACGGTATTTGATCAAAATATGAATTTCCCGACTTATTATGATGATAAAGGGAATCTTCAACTTACAAATTATGTTCCTGCTCTGGCCTCGAACTTTAAGGAACTCAACGTCACTGCCGCCGTCGATTTCGGCTTCTGGGACCCGATTCATTTCGTGTTCATGGGCGATTATGTGAAGAACCTCGGCTTTGACCTGGACGAGGCCCGGAAGCTGACCGGCGATAATCTGGTCAAGGACGATTCCACCGGATACCAGGTGGGACTTGCGGTGGGCCACCAGACTGTCACGAAACCGTGGGAGTGGAAGAGTTACCTCTTTTACAAGAAACTGGGCGCCGATGCGGTCTACGACGGGTTCACCGATTCTGACTTCCACTTGGGCGGCACCAACGCAAAAGGGTGGATTCTCGGCGGGGATGTGGGGATACTCAAGAACTTCTGGCTCTCCACCAAGTGGCTGACCGCCAACCAGATAACCGATACTCGTGACAAGCCCGGCCCCTTTGATGTTGACGTCTTCCAGTTCAACCTCAATGGCAAGTTCTAA
- a CDS encoding sensor histidine kinase: MKWRSMLDRAAVRGLRSGRRWRPLINRRMVTGWLGRRYEALYASRRRIFGANFLSGLLIAFSVFFLGQTGIFGAVLDFFIRLLLTAKLMLLERRLMPMPFLPTAASFVTVVAAAALICTHVRSVAVVVALNAILCVAIIGINLFVPIPFPLPLGTVPVVLLITLGALLDWLLERRLLRRRSTLSAERQETSFTILRHIAHSVNPTIQMALAPLRDLHDHLERRSLTGDIIGTRRDGSAERVEDALAATELGLRQIREILDTTEDLFGNRIEDRDFEEVDLRELFAREIIPLFPHPRFSLRTEFNCVNTVRLHRPSFVQAVKNLIRNAEVHGFPPGFQRDEGLWVRFSISRTVKEIVIDYENNGLPFPLGLRTKDFLAFGTKGKGSPGKGLGGAWVAKFIEIHNGTFSKLGNDPVRFRMTLPRRRVT; this comes from the coding sequence ATGAAATGGCGCTCCATGCTGGACCGTGCCGCCGTCCGGGGTCTTCGCTCCGGGCGGCGGTGGCGGCCTCTCATTAACCGACGGATGGTCACGGGGTGGCTCGGCCGCCGCTACGAGGCCCTCTACGCCAGCCGCCGCCGCATCTTCGGCGCCAACTTCCTGAGCGGCCTCCTGATCGCCTTCTCGGTATTCTTCCTGGGGCAGACCGGGATATTTGGCGCTGTTCTCGATTTTTTCATCCGGCTCCTGCTGACCGCGAAGCTCATGCTGCTGGAGCGGCGTCTCATGCCGATGCCGTTTCTTCCCACCGCCGCCTCCTTCGTTACGGTCGTCGCCGCCGCGGCGCTCATCTGCACTCACGTCCGCTCCGTGGCAGTGGTGGTGGCGCTCAATGCCATCCTGTGCGTTGCCATTATCGGCATCAATCTCTTCGTGCCGATTCCGTTTCCCCTTCCCCTCGGCACGGTGCCGGTGGTGCTCCTCATCACCCTTGGCGCCCTTCTCGACTGGCTCCTGGAGCGCCGTCTGCTGCGGCGCCGCTCCACTCTTTCCGCGGAGCGCCAGGAGACCAGTTTCACGATCCTGCGTCACATAGCCCATAGCGTGAACCCCACCATCCAGATGGCGCTGGCGCCGCTGCGGGATCTGCACGACCACCTGGAGCGCCGCAGCCTGACGGGCGATATCATCGGCACCCGCCGCGACGGCAGCGCAGAGCGGGTGGAGGACGCCCTTGCGGCCACGGAGCTGGGGCTGCGGCAGATACGCGAGATACTGGACACCACGGAGGATCTTTTCGGCAACAGGATCGAGGATCGTGATTTTGAAGAGGTGGACCTGCGCGAGCTTTTCGCCCGGGAAATCATCCCGCTCTTTCCCCACCCCCGCTTCTCTCTCCGGACCGAATTCAATTGCGTGAATACCGTACGGCTCCATCGTCCTTCCTTTGTGCAGGCGGTGAAAAACCTCATCCGTAACGCCGAGGTCCACGGCTTTCCCCCTGGCTTCCAGCGTGATGAGGGGCTCTGGGTGAGATTCTCCATTTCGCGGACGGTGAAGGAGATCGTCATCGACTACGAGAACAACGGCCTCCCATTTCCCCTAGGGTTGAGGACAAAAGACTTCCTCGCCTTCGGCACCAAAGGGAAGGGGAGCCCGGGCAAGGGGCTCGGCGGCGCGTGGGTTGCCAAATTCATTGAGATTCACAACGGCACGTTCAGCAAGTTGGGGAATGATCCGGTACGCTTCCGGATGACATTGCCGAGGAGGCGGGTGACATGA
- a CDS encoding ExbD/TolR family protein, translated as MKAPADDMDETVEINVVPLLDLAWNLLVVFMIVVTASVQGINVNLPKASAAAGKIKPSTKAITVASEGTIYLDSVPVTLAELETYLRQAKASDPNLPVVVRGDEKVEYKSIVEVLDLLSKLEISQLGLVTQKLVK; from the coding sequence ATGAAAGCGCCTGCCGATGACATGGATGAAACGGTCGAGATAAACGTCGTACCGCTCCTGGACCTGGCCTGGAACCTCCTGGTGGTGTTCATGATCGTGGTGACGGCGTCGGTCCAGGGGATCAACGTGAACCTCCCCAAGGCGAGCGCGGCCGCCGGGAAGATCAAGCCGAGCACCAAGGCGATCACCGTCGCCTCCGAGGGGACCATCTACCTGGACAGCGTGCCGGTGACTTTGGCGGAGCTTGAAACCTATTTGCGCCAGGCAAAGGCCAGCGATCCGAACCTGCCGGTGGTGGTGCGCGGCGACGAGAAGGTTGAGTACAAGAGCATCGTGGAGGTGCTCGATCTCCTCTCCAAGCTGGAAATCAGCCAGTTGGGGCTCGTGACCCAGAAACTGGTGAAGTAG
- a CDS encoding TonB C-terminal domain-containing protein: MATHKKKKPQLKNFFVPAAVVLVIIGGIGFVAKVMLTDTGAPRKNKITTVSLVKPPEQPKEKPPEPEPPKEMPKPQQIETPTMAQPDSPQQASQAPDDGPAAGSDLGVDGEGGAGSDGFGLVGKKGGRAITLGGGGGGGGGMNRLSLLARYGWYTKKVQDEIRGKVKSLLNDNGGFPKGKLQAVVKLTLDARGVVVDHRIVGSSGDTRMDEAVRKSLGLIRISEAPPADMPRTMTIKISSLG; the protein is encoded by the coding sequence ATGGCAACGCACAAGAAGAAAAAGCCCCAGCTGAAGAATTTTTTCGTCCCGGCAGCGGTGGTGCTTGTCATCATCGGCGGCATCGGCTTCGTGGCCAAGGTGATGCTGACCGATACCGGCGCTCCCCGGAAGAACAAGATCACCACGGTATCACTCGTGAAGCCGCCCGAACAGCCCAAGGAGAAGCCCCCCGAGCCGGAGCCCCCCAAGGAGATGCCAAAACCGCAGCAGATTGAGACCCCCACCATGGCCCAGCCCGATTCTCCCCAGCAGGCGAGCCAGGCACCGGACGACGGTCCTGCGGCCGGAAGCGATCTGGGGGTCGACGGCGAGGGGGGGGCTGGCTCCGACGGTTTCGGCCTCGTGGGGAAGAAAGGCGGCCGCGCCATAACCCTCGGCGGCGGGGGAGGCGGCGGAGGCGGCATGAACCGGTTGTCGCTCCTTGCCAGGTACGGCTGGTACACGAAAAAGGTGCAGGACGAGATCCGGGGCAAGGTGAAGTCGCTTCTGAACGACAACGGCGGTTTTCCCAAGGGGAAACTCCAGGCCGTGGTCAAGCTGACGCTCGATGCGAGGGGGGTGGTGGTGGATCATCGCATTGTCGGATCATCGGGCGATACCCGCATGGATGAGGCGGTGCGCAAGTCCCTCGGCTTGATCCGGATCAGCGAGGCCCCCCCTGCGGATATGCCCCGGACCATGACCATCAAGATATCGTCCCTGGGATAG
- a CDS encoding DUF2341 domain-containing protein: MSTPERRSMMNSRMFGRFARVTLAAAALVMTVAAVRAEAWWDEKWQQRRKITINTTAQGAEVKEAVADAAVLVRLHTGNFSFTTAKPDGSDVRFVSGDDKTPLKFHFEMYDAKKEIALAWVKVPQVAPNSGQNTIWVYYGNSGVQAAQDVGGTYDTPQALVYHFSETQGAPQDSSSYKNHAKEFAGGLGAPALIGGGATFKGAERIVVPASPSLSFPKGFSFSVWVKPAQLQGEAHLFSWGDGAQGIVVGLDQNGAAFARVGQAATGRTQPLASQKWHHLAVAAEPGKRLAIYLDGREAASSAMPASMPAPAGDASIGGGAQGGNFFAGEMDEVTLASVARSASWFAAAAGSQGQEGKLVSLAQEEAGGKGEADLTIHLMKVIAKSITLDGWAIIGLCTFMLFLAAGVFVYKFLALQKIVKGNEMFLESFGELHDPLALEDTDDDLKHSSMYRIYQAGKIEIERWLARQSADKEISSLSPSALNIFRSSLDKANVKEKQNLSSWLIVMTLGISGGPFWGLLGTVWGVMNTFASLAESGEANLTAIAPGVASALACTLFGLFVAIPALFAYSYLTNRMKNLNADTHVFIDEYAVKVEGVYGERA; encoded by the coding sequence ATGAGCACACCTGAACGGAGGAGCATGATGAACAGCAGGATGTTTGGGCGTTTTGCGCGGGTGACGCTGGCAGCGGCGGCGCTGGTGATGACGGTGGCCGCGGTGCGGGCCGAGGCGTGGTGGGACGAGAAATGGCAGCAGCGGCGCAAGATCACCATCAATACGACGGCCCAGGGAGCGGAAGTGAAGGAGGCGGTTGCCGATGCGGCGGTGCTGGTCCGGCTCCACACGGGGAACTTCAGCTTCACCACCGCGAAGCCCGACGGTTCCGACGTCCGCTTCGTGAGCGGCGACGACAAGACACCCCTCAAGTTCCACTTCGAGATGTACGACGCGAAGAAGGAGATCGCCCTTGCCTGGGTGAAGGTGCCCCAGGTGGCGCCCAACTCGGGCCAGAACACGATCTGGGTGTACTACGGCAACAGTGGGGTCCAGGCGGCCCAGGACGTCGGCGGCACCTACGATACCCCCCAGGCACTGGTCTACCATTTCAGCGAGACCCAAGGTGCGCCCCAGGATTCCTCTTCGTATAAGAATCACGCGAAGGAGTTTGCCGGCGGGCTCGGCGCGCCGGCCCTGATCGGCGGCGGCGCAACGTTCAAGGGGGCGGAGCGGATCGTGGTTCCGGCGTCGCCGTCGCTTTCGTTCCCCAAGGGCTTCTCCTTCTCTGTCTGGGTGAAGCCGGCCCAGCTTCAGGGTGAGGCCCATCTCTTCTCGTGGGGTGACGGCGCCCAGGGCATCGTAGTGGGCCTTGATCAAAATGGTGCTGCCTTCGCCCGGGTGGGGCAGGCCGCTACGGGCCGGACCCAGCCTCTGGCTTCCCAGAAATGGCACCACCTTGCCGTGGCTGCGGAGCCGGGCAAGCGTCTGGCGATCTACCTCGACGGCCGCGAGGCCGCATCGTCGGCCATGCCGGCCTCTATGCCCGCGCCGGCGGGCGATGCATCCATCGGCGGCGGCGCCCAGGGGGGTAACTTCTTTGCCGGCGAGATGGATGAGGTGACCCTGGCCAGTGTGGCCCGCTCGGCCTCGTGGTTTGCCGCCGCTGCCGGAAGCCAGGGGCAGGAGGGGAAACTGGTGTCGTTGGCCCAGGAAGAGGCAGGGGGCAAGGGAGAGGCCGATCTCACCATCCATCTGATGAAGGTCATTGCCAAGAGCATCACCCTGGACGGCTGGGCCATCATTGGCCTCTGTACCTTCATGCTTTTCCTGGCCGCCGGGGTCTTTGTCTATAAATTTCTGGCCCTGCAGAAAATTGTCAAGGGGAATGAAATGTTCCTCGAGAGCTTTGGCGAGCTTCACGACCCCCTGGCCCTGGAGGACACGGACGATGATCTGAAGCATTCGTCCATGTACCGGATCTACCAGGCCGGGAAGATCGAAATCGAGCGGTGGCTCGCCCGCCAGAGCGCGGATAAGGAGATAAGCAGCCTTTCTCCCTCTGCCCTCAATATCTTCCGGTCGTCCCTCGACAAGGCCAATGTCAAGGAAAAGCAGAACCTCTCCTCCTGGCTCATCGTCATGACGCTCGGCATCTCCGGCGGGCCGTTCTGGGGGCTGCTCGGCACGGTCTGGGGGGTCATGAACACCTTCGCCAGCCTTGCCGAATCGGGCGAGGCGAACCTCACGGCCATCGCCCCGGGGGTCGCCTCGGCCCTGGCCTGCACCCTCTTCGGCCTCTTCGTGGCCATTCCCGCGCTCTTTGCCTACAGCTACCTGACCAACCGGATGAAGAACCTGAACGCCGACACCCACGTCTTTATCGACGAATACGCGGTGAAGGTTGAGGGCGTCTACGGAGAGAGAGCATGA